One window of Solwaraspora sp. WMMA2056 genomic DNA carries:
- a CDS encoding KedN5 family methylcobalamin-dependent radical SAM C-methyltransferase, giving the protein MQQGVWEMPLESMPLAAGYLKASANADDEIRNGMDIEIRNFRGGVTNAHMANALFTEGVPDIIAFSVLGWNVNAFGALAATFKQLNPDGWVVFGGNHVTSQGNRVFRMFPEVDVVINGEGELTFRELLSAYLAGTSKHDLGAIPGLSYQSADRTVVTTEERDRIDDLEVIPSPFLTGALDLTDADGRFRYDVALMETNRGCPYKCSFCYWGGATGQKVRAFPMDRLRAELEVFGKLGVHTVVACDANFGMLPADYDFVEALIQTREKYGFPRALETSWAKNKSKTFYRIVRLMKEAGMKSSFTLALQTLNDSALVKMRRRNMKVNDWEDLTTWLAGEGLDCYAELIWGAPGETIESFMDGYDRLAEHMSRIAVYPMLLLPNTDYFEKKEQFGIKSVRGDHDDFEYILAHETMTFAENQHMQKFLFWARVIAENAVLRHIWAPLRRLAGLPQSKVLLNLEGWIAAADDPAADFLRGAQAKLGTDGLGEAIKFMFTDPDAERMLNRWWAESVRPLLSADRVALLDEVFWYDLLTRPVYRGDGAADGAELEIESVHGDDYYVRRAVAMRHDIPAIVAGLRAGQDPDLSARDCAVDLYYRVGSESAVTSTNHEIVVHYMGLPRHELAQGPTGRTFSGHGQG; this is encoded by the coding sequence TCCGCAACTTCCGGGGCGGCGTGACCAATGCTCACATGGCGAACGCCCTGTTCACCGAAGGCGTGCCGGACATCATCGCCTTCTCCGTCCTAGGCTGGAACGTCAACGCGTTCGGCGCGCTGGCAGCCACCTTCAAGCAGCTCAACCCGGACGGATGGGTGGTGTTCGGCGGCAACCACGTGACCTCGCAGGGCAACCGGGTGTTCCGGATGTTCCCCGAGGTCGACGTGGTGATCAACGGGGAGGGTGAGCTCACCTTCCGGGAGCTGCTGAGCGCCTATCTGGCCGGCACCAGCAAGCACGACCTGGGCGCGATCCCCGGGCTCTCGTACCAGTCCGCCGACCGCACCGTCGTCACGACCGAGGAGCGCGACCGCATCGACGACCTGGAGGTGATCCCGTCACCGTTCCTGACCGGCGCCCTGGACCTGACCGATGCGGACGGCCGATTCCGCTACGACGTGGCGCTGATGGAGACCAACCGGGGCTGTCCGTACAAGTGCTCGTTCTGCTATTGGGGCGGCGCCACTGGGCAGAAGGTGCGGGCGTTCCCGATGGACCGGCTCCGCGCGGAGCTGGAGGTGTTCGGCAAGCTCGGCGTGCACACGGTCGTGGCCTGCGACGCCAACTTCGGGATGCTGCCCGCCGACTACGACTTCGTCGAAGCGCTGATCCAGACCCGGGAGAAGTACGGGTTCCCGCGAGCGCTGGAGACCTCGTGGGCGAAGAACAAGTCCAAGACCTTCTACCGCATCGTACGGCTGATGAAGGAGGCCGGGATGAAGAGCTCATTCACCCTGGCCCTGCAGACCCTCAACGACAGCGCGCTGGTCAAGATGCGCCGCCGCAACATGAAGGTCAACGACTGGGAGGACCTGACGACCTGGCTGGCCGGCGAGGGCCTCGACTGCTACGCCGAGCTGATCTGGGGTGCGCCGGGCGAGACCATCGAGTCCTTCATGGATGGCTACGACCGGCTGGCCGAACACATGTCCCGCATCGCCGTCTACCCGATGCTGCTGCTGCCGAACACCGACTACTTCGAGAAGAAAGAGCAGTTCGGCATCAAGTCCGTCCGAGGCGACCACGACGACTTCGAGTACATCCTGGCGCACGAGACGATGACCTTCGCCGAGAACCAGCACATGCAGAAGTTCCTGTTCTGGGCCCGGGTGATCGCGGAGAATGCGGTGCTGCGGCACATCTGGGCACCGCTGCGCCGGCTGGCCGGCCTGCCACAGTCGAAGGTCCTGCTCAACCTGGAGGGATGGATCGCCGCCGCCGACGACCCGGCTGCGGATTTCCTGCGCGGCGCGCAGGCCAAGCTGGGCACGGACGGGCTGGGCGAGGCGATCAAGTTCATGTTCACCGACCCGGACGCCGAGCGGATGCTGAACCGGTGGTGGGCGGAGTCCGTGCGCCCGCTGCTGAGCGCCGACCGGGTCGCCCTGCTCGACGAGGTCTTCTGGTACGACCTGCTGACCCGCCCGGTGTACCGCGGCGACGGCGCCGCCGACGGTGCGGAACTGGAGATCGAGTCGGTGCACGGCGACGACTACTACGTCCGCCGTGCAGTGGCGATGAGGCACGACATCCCGGCCATCGTGGCGGGCCTGCGAGCCGGCCAGGACCCGGACCTGTCGGCGCGGGACTGCGCGGTGGACCTCTACTACCGGGTCGGCTCGGAATCCGCCGTGACCTCGACGAACCACGAGATCGTGGTGCACTACATGGGG